One region of Parambassis ranga chromosome 12, fParRan2.1, whole genome shotgun sequence genomic DNA includes:
- the rnf208 gene encoding RING finger protein 208 — MSCLRRQPVTIPMDTVKIIQSEKFPRECPVPVTQPRYAPPPRVAWDGGGEGEIIVNQACSDLTLDIAGSPRPMVSPPAPMTRREQSFLAQRKTSANEICYHQFHYKMEDVIVNQYVLRSSSTSSSTSSSSSSGPVMPCEPLDCPTCGHTYNFAGKRPRILSCLHSVCEECLQILYESCPKYKFISCPTCRRETVLFTDYGLAALAINTSILSRLPSDPNGPVQWGGDADRSCYQTVRQYCQSACTCQIANPLSSCGIM; from the coding sequence ATGTCCTGCCTCAGGCGTCAGCCCGTCACCATCCCCATGGACACCGTCAAGATCATCCAGTCGGAAAAGTTTCCCAGAGAGTGCCCTGTGCCGGTCACCCAGCCCCGCTATGCCCCGCCCCCAAGAGTGGCATGGGATGGCGGAGGTGAAGGAGAGATCATTGTCAACCAGGCCTGCAGCGATCTGACTTTGGACATCGCAGGCTCCCCCAGGCCGATGGTGTCCCCCCCAGCTCCAATGACTCGCAGGGAGCAAAGCTTCCTGGCGCAGCGTAAAACTAGTGCCAACGAAATCTGCTACCACCAGTTCCACTACAAGATGGAAGACGTCATAGTCAATCAGTATGTGCTgcgctcctcctccacctcttcctccacttcctcctcctcttcctcagggcCCGTCATGCCCTGTGAGCCCCTGGACTGCCCCACCTGCGGCCACACCTACAACTTTGCCGGGAAGCGTCCACGCATCCTCTCCTGCCTGCACTCGGTATGTGAGGAATGCCTGCAGATCCTCTACGAGTCCTGTCCCAAGTACAAGTTCATCTCCTGCCCTACGTGCCGGCGTGAGACAGTCCTGTTCACTGACTATGGCCTGGCTGCCCTGGCCATCAACACCAGCATCCTGAGCCGCTTGCCCTCTGACCCCAACGGGCCTGTGCAATGGGGCGGGGACGCCGACCGCAGCTGCTACCAGACTGTGCGTCAATACTGCCAGTCAGCCTGCACCTGCCAGATCGCCAACCCTTTGTCCTCTTGTGGCATCATGTAG
- the slc5a1 gene encoding sodium/glucose cotransporter 1 isoform X2: MAADYYGFSYINRNAINNTSKVALNNAADISVIVVYFVVVLLVGVWAMVRTNRATVGGFFLAGRSMVWWPIGASLFASNIGSGHFVGIAGTGAASGIAIGGFEWNALIVVVILGWLFVPIYIKAGVVTMPEYLKKRFGGQRIRIYLSVLSLFLYVFTKISADMFSGAIFINQALGLNIYLAVIMLLLITALYTVTGGLAAVIYTDTLQTIIMIVGSFILMGFAFNEVGDFESFQERYMNAIPTLTRNISASCYEPRADSFHIFRSATTGDLPWPGLVFGLTIQATWYWCTDQVIVQRCLSAKSLSHVKGGCILCGYLKLLPMFLMVFPGMISRILYADVVACVEPAECEKYCGASVGCTNIAYPKLVVDLMPNGLRGLMLSVMLASLMSSLTSIFNSASTLFTMDIYTKIRRTASEKELMIAGRVFILVLIGVSIAWIPVVQTAQSGQLFDYIQSITSYLTPPVAAVFMLAIFCKRVNESGAFYGLTIGLLIGLSRMIAEFAFGTGSCVAPSNCPTIICGVHYLYFAIILFVVSCIIILGVSLMTKPINDKHLYRLCWSLRNCTEEREDLEKDDWVDNKDSNSMDIEEPEEEPGFCKKAVMCFCGLEQKKAAKLTPEEEAELQKKLTDTTEVPLWRNVVNINAIILLCVAVFCHGFFA; the protein is encoded by the exons ATGGCTGCAGATTATTATGGATTCTCTTACATAAACAGAAATGCAATTAACAACACTTCCAAAGTGGCCCTGAACAATGCAGCGGATATCTCTGTTATTGTGGTTTACTTCGTGGTGGTCTTGCTCGTCGGTGTATGG GCTATGGTGCGCACCAACCGAGCCACTGTAGGTGGCTTCTTCCTTGCAGGGAGGAGTATGGTGTGGTGGCCG ATCGGAGCATCACTGTTTGCCAGCAATATTGGCAGTGGCCACTTCGTAGGGATTGCTGGTACTGGTGCAGCCTCGGGAATAGCCATCGGTGGATTTGAATGGAAT GCTCTCATTGTAGTTGTCATTCTGGGATGGCTCTTTGTGCCAATCTACATCAAAGCTGGG GTGGTCACCATGCCCGAGTACCTGAAGAAGAGGTTTGGAGGGCAACGTATTCGCATCTATCTCTCTgtgctctccctcttcctctatGTCTTCACCAAGATTTCA GCAGACATGTTCTCTGGAGCCATTTTTATCAATCAGGCTCTCGGGTTGAATATCTACCTTGCTGTTATTATGCTCCTGCTGATTACAGCGCTGTACACCGTTACAG GTGGTTTGGCTGCAGTGATCTACACTGACACCTTACAGACCATCATCATGATTGTTGGATCGTTCATACTTATGGGCTTTG CTTTCAATGAGGTCGGGGACTTTGAAAGCTTCCAGGAGCGTTACATGAATGCCATCCCCACATTGACGCGTAACATAAGTGCTAGCTGCTACGAGCCTCGGGCAGACTCCTTTCACATTTTTAGAAGTGCAACAACAGGAGACCTGCCCTGGCCTGGCCTGGTGTTTGGACTCACCATCCAGGCCACCTGGTACTGGTGCACTGATCAG GTGATCGTCCAGCGCTGCCTCTCTGCCAAGAGTCTCTCCCATGTTAAAGGTGGTTGTATCTTATGCGGCTACCTGAAGCTGCTGCCAATGTTCCTCATGGTTTTCCCCGGCATGATCAGCAGGATCCTGTATGCAG ATGTGGTGGCCTGTGTGGAACCGGCTGAATGTGAAAAATACTGTGGTGCCAGTGTGGGCTGCACCAACATCGCTTATCCCAAACTGGTGGTGGACCTCATGCCCAATG GTTTGCGAGGTCTTATGCTGTCTGTGATGCTGGCCTCTCTGATGAGCTCCCTCACCTCCATCTTCAACAGCGCCAGTACTCTCTTCACCATGGACATCTACACAAAGATCCGTCGCACCGCCAGTGAAAAGGAACTGATGATTGCTGGCAG AGTGTTTATCTTGGTCCTGATTGGTGTGAGCATTGCATGGATCCCTGTAGTGCAGACAGCCCAGAGCGGTCAGCTCTTTGACTACATCCAGTCCATCACCAGCTACCTCACACCACCCGTAGCAGCAGTCTTCATGCTTGCCATCTTCTGCAAACGTGTCAATGAGTCT gGTGCCTTTTATGGCCTCACTATTGGCCTGTTGATTGGCCTCTCCAGAATGATCGCGGAGTTTGCCTTCGGGACTGGCAGCTGTGTGGCCCCCAGTAACTGTCCCACCATCATATGTGGAGTTCACTACCTTTACTTTGCCATCATCCTGTTTGTTGTGTCCTGCATCATCATACTGGGAGTCTCACTCATGACCAAACCCATCAACGACAAACAT CTGTATCGTCTGTGCTGGAGCCTGAGAAActgcacagaggagagggaggaccTTGAAAAGGATGACTGGGTTGATAACAAAGACTCCAACAGTATGGACATAGAAG AACCAGAGGAGGAACCCGGCTTCTGCAAAAAGGcagtcatgtgtttctgtggactGGAGCAGAAAAAAGCTGCCAAGCTGACTCCAGAAGAGGAGGCCGAGCTGCAGAAGAAGCTCACGGACACCACAGAGGTGCCTCTGTGGAGGAACGTCGTCAACATCAATGCTATCATCCTTCTATGTGTGGCTGTTTTCTGCCATGGCTTCTTCGCTTAA
- the slc5a1 gene encoding sodium/glucose cotransporter 1 isoform X1: MAADYYGFSYINRNAINNTSKVALNNAADISVIVVYFVVVLLVGVWAMVRTNRATVGGFFLAGRSMVWWPIGASLFASNIGSGHFVGIAGTGAASGIAIGGFEWNALIVVVILGWLFVPIYIKAGVVTMPEYLKKRFGGQRIRIYLSVLSLFLYVFTKISADMFSGAIFINQALGLNIYLAVIMLLLITALYTVTGGLAAVIYTDTLQTIIMIVGSFILMGFAFNEVGDFESFQERYMNAIPTLTRNISASCYEPRADSFHIFRSATTGDLPWPGLVFGLTIQATWYWCTDQVIVQRCLSAKSLSHVKGGCILCGYLKLLPMFLMVFPGMISRILYAGELVIGMFVLLEFVQITGVMMDLFILDVVACVEPAECEKYCGASVGCTNIAYPKLVVDLMPNGLRGLMLSVMLASLMSSLTSIFNSASTLFTMDIYTKIRRTASEKELMIAGRVFILVLIGVSIAWIPVVQTAQSGQLFDYIQSITSYLTPPVAAVFMLAIFCKRVNESGAFYGLTIGLLIGLSRMIAEFAFGTGSCVAPSNCPTIICGVHYLYFAIILFVVSCIIILGVSLMTKPINDKHLYRLCWSLRNCTEEREDLEKDDWVDNKDSNSMDIEEPEEEPGFCKKAVMCFCGLEQKKAAKLTPEEEAELQKKLTDTTEVPLWRNVVNINAIILLCVAVFCHGFFA; the protein is encoded by the exons ATGGCTGCAGATTATTATGGATTCTCTTACATAAACAGAAATGCAATTAACAACACTTCCAAAGTGGCCCTGAACAATGCAGCGGATATCTCTGTTATTGTGGTTTACTTCGTGGTGGTCTTGCTCGTCGGTGTATGG GCTATGGTGCGCACCAACCGAGCCACTGTAGGTGGCTTCTTCCTTGCAGGGAGGAGTATGGTGTGGTGGCCG ATCGGAGCATCACTGTTTGCCAGCAATATTGGCAGTGGCCACTTCGTAGGGATTGCTGGTACTGGTGCAGCCTCGGGAATAGCCATCGGTGGATTTGAATGGAAT GCTCTCATTGTAGTTGTCATTCTGGGATGGCTCTTTGTGCCAATCTACATCAAAGCTGGG GTGGTCACCATGCCCGAGTACCTGAAGAAGAGGTTTGGAGGGCAACGTATTCGCATCTATCTCTCTgtgctctccctcttcctctatGTCTTCACCAAGATTTCA GCAGACATGTTCTCTGGAGCCATTTTTATCAATCAGGCTCTCGGGTTGAATATCTACCTTGCTGTTATTATGCTCCTGCTGATTACAGCGCTGTACACCGTTACAG GTGGTTTGGCTGCAGTGATCTACACTGACACCTTACAGACCATCATCATGATTGTTGGATCGTTCATACTTATGGGCTTTG CTTTCAATGAGGTCGGGGACTTTGAAAGCTTCCAGGAGCGTTACATGAATGCCATCCCCACATTGACGCGTAACATAAGTGCTAGCTGCTACGAGCCTCGGGCAGACTCCTTTCACATTTTTAGAAGTGCAACAACAGGAGACCTGCCCTGGCCTGGCCTGGTGTTTGGACTCACCATCCAGGCCACCTGGTACTGGTGCACTGATCAG GTGATCGTCCAGCGCTGCCTCTCTGCCAAGAGTCTCTCCCATGTTAAAGGTGGTTGTATCTTATGCGGCTACCTGAAGCTGCTGCCAATGTTCCTCATGGTTTTCCCCGGCATGATCAGCAGGATCCTGTATGCAGGTGAGCTTGTTATTGGAATGTTTGTACTGTTGGAGTTTGTGCAGATCACAGGTGTAATGatggatttatttattctaGATGTGGTGGCCTGTGTGGAACCGGCTGAATGTGAAAAATACTGTGGTGCCAGTGTGGGCTGCACCAACATCGCTTATCCCAAACTGGTGGTGGACCTCATGCCCAATG GTTTGCGAGGTCTTATGCTGTCTGTGATGCTGGCCTCTCTGATGAGCTCCCTCACCTCCATCTTCAACAGCGCCAGTACTCTCTTCACCATGGACATCTACACAAAGATCCGTCGCACCGCCAGTGAAAAGGAACTGATGATTGCTGGCAG AGTGTTTATCTTGGTCCTGATTGGTGTGAGCATTGCATGGATCCCTGTAGTGCAGACAGCCCAGAGCGGTCAGCTCTTTGACTACATCCAGTCCATCACCAGCTACCTCACACCACCCGTAGCAGCAGTCTTCATGCTTGCCATCTTCTGCAAACGTGTCAATGAGTCT gGTGCCTTTTATGGCCTCACTATTGGCCTGTTGATTGGCCTCTCCAGAATGATCGCGGAGTTTGCCTTCGGGACTGGCAGCTGTGTGGCCCCCAGTAACTGTCCCACCATCATATGTGGAGTTCACTACCTTTACTTTGCCATCATCCTGTTTGTTGTGTCCTGCATCATCATACTGGGAGTCTCACTCATGACCAAACCCATCAACGACAAACAT CTGTATCGTCTGTGCTGGAGCCTGAGAAActgcacagaggagagggaggaccTTGAAAAGGATGACTGGGTTGATAACAAAGACTCCAACAGTATGGACATAGAAG AACCAGAGGAGGAACCCGGCTTCTGCAAAAAGGcagtcatgtgtttctgtggactGGAGCAGAAAAAAGCTGCCAAGCTGACTCCAGAAGAGGAGGCCGAGCTGCAGAAGAAGCTCACGGACACCACAGAGGTGCCTCTGTGGAGGAACGTCGTCAACATCAATGCTATCATCCTTCTATGTGTGGCTGTTTTCTGCCATGGCTTCTTCGCTTAA